Sequence from the Zeugodacus cucurbitae isolate PBARC_wt_2022May chromosome 2, idZeuCucr1.2, whole genome shotgun sequence genome:
aacaaaattaccaGCAacctatttaataataaagcataaataaaaataaaaaacattgaaTTGTAAACAAATACCGAAACAAAGATTTCATACCAATTAAAGCAGTCGCTTAACCACCATACAAATAAAGTGTAGTTTTAGTAGCGGAAAACGAAACAAAGTAAATGGAGCAAATAAAGTTTGGAGAAAGCGCCCGCGCGCGCTTATTATGTAATGTAATAGTTGATGGAAGtgttatgtatgtttttattataataaaacaaaaaagcaaattaaaataaaagttgaaagaaaaaaggaaaaaacaaaaacatgatggtactttttataaagaatattactattaaactattattattattatgtactgCTAATTCAATTATGattactatatataattattaattattattattattatatataattattaattattattattattatatataattattaattattattattattatatataattattaattaatgtaattatGATTACtgctattataattataaagttcaataaaagGAAACAAGTTTTAAAACATTGAattattgatgtatgtatgCGAATACTATTGAtaacaatacaaacaaaaacaaaactcaaaacaaacaaaattgtatttgaataaaagaaaaagaaaataataaaaaacacttcAAAACAGTAGTTAATTGTAGTATTTGCGCGTTGTGCATTAaactaaaagcaacaaaaagaaaaaaaataaatgcctatATTTTCTTTGCAAAACTTGTGGATATCTATATATTTCTTGGGTTCTACTAAAAAATAGCGTTTGTATAAACTATCGCTCTTGACTTTTGTAGTTTTCGCTCTCGTAGGAAGACTGAACATTCCCAATTGGTTTAAGGTAATACATCTGATGTGACAACAAATTTCAGTCCGTCTCAGATTCAGACACCTATTTcgctataaaaatataagaacaaTACTCTTGTCATCTATTGTACATATGGCTAAAATGGCAACATATTTACGTACACACTTTTTTTTAACctgtattttttctataattataaatcacaaaatgttttattcggaaatatttatgttgactTTAGTTAAAACTATTTCCCCCACTcactttttaaatacatttataagtaaattgtttatatttaacaaaattaatagAACTTTACCAAAAGGAAATCATTTATAAGCGTTGCTAAAAATATGGATGCCACATAAATACCAAATTATCACACATTAAGGTGTGTACATCCAggaaatatgtatatctgaTTTGTTgaaagttatatttaatatgtaagtTAACAGCACATATTACTATAATTAAAGCTAATTAGTACATATTAATGGAAATAAGATTTTCGTCGACCATTTTATGTcaataatatgttttatatgcccaactaaataaaaatttgttaagcAACACAATTTGTAGACATTGGTGTCACCCTGTGTAGCACATGTTTTTCgatttgaaataaatcaaaacaatATCACCGGGTTATAAAGTCAAGCAGTCAACACGTTAAAATTTTTaagacaaggagaaggcaaTTATAGCCATGTATTCATtcgaaattaaagaaattccCGGCAAGGTGTGTAATCTGCgagaaagtttaaaatattttccggaAGAGCAAAGTTGTTTGCTAAATCAAACAGGGCGTTTCTGTATGTAGCATTTTCAAGGAGCTGAATCCTCCTCGCTAAATGAATGTGTTCTGTGTCTGTGTAAAACGTTTTCTATTTGATTCAATGATTTATGTCCATGAGCGATATGCATAAAAAATCTAAACGCTCTTagcttattgaaaataatatgtatttttattatgatttaggGACGGTCTATGATCTCTACAAAAGCATTTGCCGTTGGTGAAACTATATTCGAGGAGGAGCCCTTTGTGTCACGACAGTTTTCTTGGAACGCTGCTTATGGTTATAAAGCCTGTGATCACTGTATGCGACCTTTAGAAACAGTTGTTGAAAATGTACGTCGCTTAGCGAATAATAATGCACTGGCAGTGCCTTTGCCAGAATATGATCCAACGAAACCATGGTTGGAACAATTTACACAATGCCCAAATTGTAAAGTTCGTTACTGTTCCGAGGATTGTCGTATGGAAGCTTTAAATAAATACCATCGTATAGCGTGTATGGGTGCATTTCATACAGATGACACACATCCAATAAAtgcattaaatgaaatatggaaGTAAGTAAAGAAATTTATCCGTACTCATtcctttatttcttttatttaactttaacgaTATGTTTAGAAAAATGCATTATCCGCCGGAAACTGGTACAATTATGTTAATTGTACGTTTAATGGCCATGTATAAACAAAGTAATAACAAAGAGCAGTTTCTCCAGTCACTTCAATCCTTCCAATCGCTAATAGTTAATACAGAAGAAAAAATCTACCACAAAATGTTGGGTGAAAATTTTGAACAACAAATGGAACAACTTTTTGTGGCATTTTGTAGAGCGTTTGCGGACGAGGAATTGGCTGCAGTGAGTGTATTGACACAAAATACTGATGAACATATTTTCAAGTGTTTGCTTTTAGTTCACCAACGCGGAAGCATTTAAGGCTTTGATGGGTATGATTGGCACAAACAGTCAGGGCATCGCAACGAGTCCACTGGCGGAATGGGTTAAAAAAGTGAGCGATTTACCAATGCCTGAAGGCGATAAAGCAAAACTAGACGAATATATTGACGATTTATACAATAAGGTGGGAGAATGTaagttaacaacaaaaacttcttaaattgtattttctatTATCTCACACTTGCTTTTTTATAAAGTTGCTGGCGAATTTCTGAACACTGAGGGTGCTGGTCTATATCTACTTCAAAGCAAAATTAACCACAGTTGTGTACCAAATGCTCAATCGACTTTTCCCTATTCAAACGACATCGTTGTACTGAAAGCAGTGACACCGATACAAGTGGGtgaagaaatttgtatatcatacTTGGACGAGTGCCAGCTGGAACGCAGCAGGCATTCGAGGcaaaaagtaagtaaatttattaaattccatTCATTTGCTAAACTTGAATGCACTATTTTGAATACATTTGTAGATTCTTaaggaaaattatatttttgtatgccaATGTCCTAAATGTCAATTACAAGCTACTGATGCCGATGAAACCAGCGAAGATGAAGACGACGATGACGATATGGATATGGACGATGACGATGCGAATATGTcggattaataaaaatatttattttatacatttcgtatgtaggtacatattaTTGTAAGAATTAACGTCATATTAAAATTGTTCATATGTACATTGAATTTTGTTCAGAATTTACATAAAGGTCTGTTATAAgagaattaaacaacaaaattagactaacatatttgtttacattctctGTACTATCTGTTAAGTACTTGATACAGGTGTCAAGTTAATCAAATTATTGCTACTTTCTGCCAGTTCGGCTATAGAAACTCGCCCCCGCTGTCTTATGAATTTTGCCACTTCAAGTAATTCTTCCTGAGAAACGTAGATGAATTTTCCACGATCATCGATTACTCCCGTTAATGTACCATTCGCTTGCAAGTCCTGTATACGGTCGATCACTTGTtgagtttttagtttaaattccATCGCCAAATCTTCCAGAACAACTACTTTGTTAtctttaatatattgtataaaatcttgTAAAAGTTGCTCTTTTTCTGCATCTTCAGCTTCGTCAAAACCTTCTTCCTCAATTTTGAATgcttctttcatttttaaatactCTTCATGTTCTTTACGTTCGCGCTCTTCGCGTGCTAAACGTTCAGCTTCAGCAGCTTTACGTTCCGCTTCTTCCTCACGGTCTTCCTGCTGCTTTCGTTCCGCTTCGAGTTTGGCTTCCTTAACTTTCCGCTCTTCCCGTTGTTTCAACTCTTGCTCGCGCATTATTCGCTTTTGTTCTTTTGCTTCCATTTTGGCACGTTTCTTGGCGCCCATTTTTTCATCCAATACCGGACCTGATGGGATTTCAccatcatcttcatcttcatcgttGTCATTCGCTTCCAAGGCATTATCTAAAGCAGCAGCCTGATCTGCAGCTGCAGCTGCCGCAGCGTTTTGACGCAAACGATTACGTTGATTTCGAGCTATTTGGGCACGTCTTGGGATACCTTCTTGTGCTCTCACTGGAACTCCTCGTTGCGCTGGCTTATCCGTTTTGTCTgtgaaagtatataaataaatctcaACAACCATATGCGAAATACCATATATTATCCCATACCTCCCGttgattttctttgaaataacaaTATTCCAATTATTATTACTAGTAGCGCTATTGCTACACCTATTAATAACATCagatccatatttatttagatatagtaaaaatatatatgaaattgatTTGCCTACACAGCAAtttagcaattttgtttttgtgattttctacTCAAACTGAATATCGTTAAACGTCaacaaattacgaaaagtgaCAACAAAGCAAAATAGGTAAAAAGACTGCcaactcaaaatatatttatacgagACATATTCAAATAACTGAATATacgattattttgaaaataaagagcaatttgtaaatttaaaaagggaaagaaaattatttgataagaattaatctaatttaataaacttattttCTTTGGATGACAATAACTTAAACATAATACTCTAGCGCACCCTGTAAGCCATATTGATTATAAAAACGAACAGAGCAAggtataaaagcaaataataaaatgtcaGATTTTTCTACATTGGCATACGTGTCGAGGTGCCTATAAACGAATTaggaattaataaatttacactTATTTTACCAGGGTTTAACCGATCTAAAAAGGATAAATCATGAGTAAATATCTAATTACCTCAATTGTGTTGCTTTGTGCGCTACAAACAACATTTGGACTTTACTTCCACATAGGTGAAACAGAGCGCAAATGTTTCATAGAGGAGGTGCCTGACGAGACAACAGTCATCGGTAAGTATTCTTAATATTACTATTAAGTATTTGCGATATATTTCAGATATGTATTCACCATTAAATATCTTTTATAGTGAATTACAAAGTGGAACTTTACGATCCGCGTTCTAATGGATTCATGCCGTCGTCACCCGGCATTGGCATGCATGTGGAAGTACGTGATAGCGATGATAAAGTTATACTCTCACGCGTTTATAGTTCCGAGGGTCGCATCTCCTTTACTTCACATATTCCCGGTGAACACGTAATTTGCATGTATTCGAATAGCACAGCTTGGTTTAGTGGGGCACAATTGCGTGTCCATCTGGATATACAAGTGGGCGAACACGCCATCGATTACGCGAATGtagcacaaaaagaaaaattgactGAATTACAATTGCGCATACGTCAATTACTTGATCAAGTGGATCAAATCACCAAAGAACAGAACTATCAACGTTACAGGGAGGAACGTTTCCGTCATACGAGTGAAAGCACCAACTCGCGCGTTTTATGGTGGTCGTTGGCACAAACATTCGTTCTGGTCTGTATGGGCTTCTGGCAAATGCGGCACTTAAAGAGCTTCTTCGAGGCAAAGAAATTAGTATAAAGTTTTATAACGAACGAGTAAGCGGGTGAATACGAATACAACAACGGCGgcaaattgttaatatttagtgaaaataatttttgaatacacacCCTCGGAAGCAATGCTAATTAGAAGTAATTTCAGAATATatgattttaaaagtttttcgaAGTGCCAACATATGGGAAAACTAACGTCGACACTAACCAAGTTCATCCACTTCATTTATTCTCAATCTCAGTTGCTTATCAATACAAATCTTTATATCAACACACTCTGTTTTGCAAAGAATTGctcagaaataaaattatagtacTTTATAATATAGTAAATTTGTTCTGAATAACAATGAAACTTTGTATTAATCCTACCCATTTCTGTTTCATAATtcttagtaataaaaaaaagtaaatttaattaaatgtgatgtaataatttattatgataACTGTAAGTGTGAAACTCTTTCGTTCAATGTATAGTGACTCGGAGCACAGCATCAGCAGTAAGTTAACCATTTCACTGATTGTCTAGGAAGAAAGCGTTATTTACAAAACTTTATCTGCAGACCGCGTGACTTGTAAtcaacacacataaatatacatacatgtataatcatatattttatgccAGGATTACCACGGACATCGTTGTTTATGGTAAACACATGTAAGTACATAAATCGATACAGACCGTTTTGATGACAGTAATTGTAAAGattaatttgcatttcaaaAACATGGCACCGAGCATacctacaatattttaaatattaattattcataCCTTTCGTACGACTGCTGCTacgatttttgagaaaaatgcaaAGTATTATCAACTTCGATTTTCCTGAAATAATGAACCTAACGGCTTTTTGATAGTTATTACTTCGAATATTGATAAGGCACACTAATAAGTCGTCTGCAAGATCACAAAGTtgttgatttaaaaattataaggtAAGTTTAACTATTACTATTCCAGGAAATTATCAGTGACCaccatcaaaaaatattttaagtaaataaaaatattgttacaacagaaatataaatattttgaattcaaatatttttatttatctttcatATCTTTTAATCGCTACACTTTTCGTCAACTTTGTTTGTACAAAATTATTGCACTGGATCCGactttgtgtatttatttgataagagaaatatgtatttaaacatGCACAACaacagatatatatacatatgtacatatgtactatgcATCGCGTAAGATGAACTACAAATAAAGCCTTTGATAAGAAGATCtcactaaatattattaatttactaCGCTTACACAGCGATATAAGATTAATGTCATAGTTATACTCATTTCAACGGTGGAGAGACGGCGATCCAACAATCGCTGCATCCAGAGAGGTGTTCGTTGATAGTTAAAAATCTGTTAAATGCCCCACAAGCATATAAACACTAATTAGTAAGAAATGCATTAAggcaaattacaattaaaacgaAAATGAATGCAACGACTTGCCGATAATGTAGCTTCAGTCTGACGATAACTAGACTGAAACACTGTCGAAGCTAGACGTTATGGTGTGGCGTAAGACACCACAATCAGGCGGCTTATTTGCAGCAGCCAACAGCAGTCAGTCAGTGTTCAGTTAGACGCGTACGTTAACGGTTGGAAACGGTCCGTGCAAAtggtttaaatgaaaattataaatttacgaTTTAAAAGCGAAAAGTTGGGCAATGTGTTCGTTTTACAAATATGTAGTTGAtactttaagaaaataaataaaataaaatattaaaacaaaataacagcGTATCATGTAAAAGATAAGAGTGTTGAACAAATAAAGCTAAATATTGTGAAtcatgttaaaaataatatacataatttattcaggcaaaaaaatataattgcggTATTTGATTAAATACCACAACAACCGCAACCACCCACCGCCGCAGCTTTTCCGCCACATTCAAAGGCCAACCACCCAACAAAGCGCTCGTATTCCATCTTAATCagctcatatgtacatacatatagtatgcaATTGCGCTAATATCAAGAATCTACAAATCTACCTGTTTATGCACGCATTAAAAGTATAAATACCAAATTGAAGCAATGTTTCGCGCTTCACAGATCGTCAGTGAAGAGAGTAAGTGCGTCAGTTTGGAAGTTTTGTATTTAACTGAAATTGTGTTAAAACACGCATGAATGGAATAAAGTGCTGATATTATGTAATTGGAAATAATAATTACTCGAGAAAAAGAAGTGACATAAATAAACTACATATTGTGCTGAACTGAAAAATGATAAACTTAGataaaataattgcatatttgtaatatatttaagctctgttgtaaataatataataattaagtattaaaataaaataagaattaaatttaaaattattccacCAGAGGGTTATAAGAAATTTTCGATAACACGGAAAAATGTGTTTCTCTAATATTGATTAGAAAAACCGGAAACTCGAATTTATGTTTGAATTACATCCCgttaaaatatgcatataaaaatgGAATAATATTAGTTTTACGAACTCAACGGAATCTGCAACATGTGTTTTGTAATGagtggaaaaataatattaatgtgcTTATCCAGCTCAAAAAaggtgttttaataaaaaagcaattaTCATAAATATCCATAAAAGTAGTGAGAGAAATAAGAAAATTGTTTAAGCAATAAGTCGGTGTTAAATTCATAACggttaattacaaatatttcagcACTACCTGCACTCTTTGAGTCAACTGCAGCACTATCAGACGATGATGTACAACCCGATTCAAGCACGCGTCTGAGAAAGTATGATAGAAGGTTCTCATTAAAATATGGACTTACAACAAGTTTACCACCGATTAATTATAAGTACCCACTGGCCGTCATTTTCATACTTGTAACGAAATTTTTCGAAGCGTTCGCCGCAAATGGTATTAGAAGTAAGTAAATTTTTGCatctatatatgaaatatagcaTAATGCGTTTACATAAAGATAATGCCTCTAATTTCTATGATCTTTATATTACAATAGTAAAAAGCATATGTTTCAAAATATGCtaaattattcaattcaaaaGCTTACTACGAATTTACGAAATTGTTAAGCTTCACTTCGTGCAATGAGTTTGGtattgcaacaaaaatatatacatacatcagaTTGCATTTGGATTACTATCCTTTGTGATAGAAGAGGTCATTGAATTATAcctactcatatgtatgtacaaacaaatatgttggtatgtacatatgtctcttATATTCAAACGAAATAAAAGTGTAACGCctttaaagggaaataaaatgagTATCAGGCCGCGcttataaatgtaaacaaatattttatgttgttgttattttcatgaCATGACTCtcatctatgtacatacatacatatatttaacagatcacattatcaatatttttgtattttacagcaattttagttttatatttacgCGATGACCTCTACTTCAGCGAAAACGTTGCAACGATCACattgcatattttcaatttctttggtCAGTTTTGTCCAATATTCGGTGCCATACTAGCTGATAGTTATATCGGAAATGTGCGcaccatttcatatttttgtgtaCTCTACGCTACCGGTTGGCTATTGTTGATTTTGACGGTTTTGCCCGCAATAGGAATATCCTTGATGTAAGTCGAACataattcatacatacatatatatatatatatatatataacgtcTACAATGAAgtcattttattttcagtttcttAGTATCGGTATCTTTGTTATTTATAGCCATAGGCAATGGTTCCGTACGCGCGTGCATAACCTCTTTGGGGGCGCAACAATTCAAGCTGCCCGAGCAGGCCACTCGTTTGGCTGAATATTTTTCattgtattattttgtttactatttcGGTATATTACTAAGTAAAATTCTACCACCATATGTGCGCGCTAAATCACAATGCTTGGGGAAGAGCGATTGCTATCCGGCGGTATTTGGTATGCTGGGCTTATCCTTTGCAATCTCCTGGTGTACGTAAGATAAGTATACTC
This genomic interval carries:
- the LOC105210078 gene encoding histone-lysine N-trimethyltransferase SMYD5, producing MYSFEIKEIPGKGRSMISTKAFAVGETIFEEEPFVSRQFSWNAAYGYKACDHCMRPLETVVENVRRLANNNALAVPLPEYDPTKPWLEQFTQCPNCKVRYCSEDCRMEALNKYHRIACMGAFHTDDTHPINALNEIWKKMHYPPETGTIMLIVRLMAMYKQSNNKEQFLQSLQSFQSLIVNTEEKIYHKMLGENFEQQMEQLFVAFCRAFADEELAAFTNAEAFKALMGMIGTNSQGIATSPLAEWVKKVSDLPMPEGDKAKLDEYIDDLYNKVGEFAGEFLNTEGAGLYLLQSKINHSCVPNAQSTFPYSNDIVVLKAVTPIQVGEEICISYLDECQLERSRHSRQKILKENYIFVCQCPKCQLQATDADETSEDEDDDDDMDMDDDDANMSD
- the LOC105210077 gene encoding DDRGK domain-containing protein 1 — protein: MDLMLLIGVAIALLVIIIGILLFQRKSTGDKTDKPAQRGVPVRAQEGIPRRAQIARNQRNRLRQNAAAAAAADQAAALDNALEANDNDEDEDDGEIPSGPVLDEKMGAKKRAKMEAKEQKRIMREQELKQREERKVKEAKLEAERKQQEDREEEAERKAAEAERLAREERERKEHEEYLKMKEAFKIEEEGFDEAEDAEKEQLLQDFIQYIKDNKVVVLEDLAMEFKLKTQQVIDRIQDLQANGTLTGVIDDRGKFIYVSQEELLEVAKFIRQRGRVSIAELAESSNNLINLTPVSST
- the LOC105210076 gene encoding transmembrane emp24 domain-containing protein eca; this translates as MSKYLITSIVLLCALQTTFGLYFHIGETERKCFIEEVPDETTVIVNYKVELYDPRSNGFMPSSPGIGMHVEVRDSDDKVILSRVYSSEGRISFTSHIPGEHVICMYSNSTAWFSGAQLRVHLDIQVGEHAIDYANVAQKEKLTELQLRIRQLLDQVDQITKEQNYQRYREERFRHTSESTNSRVLWWSLAQTFVLVCMGFWQMRHLKSFFEAKKLV